DNA sequence from the Eisenibacter elegans DSM 3317 genome:
GTGGGCATCCCCTTGGCCAAACGCCCTACATTGACGGGGTGGAAGCCGTCCACGTCTTTCTCGGGGTCGATGCTACGGATGACCTTGTCTACGTCGATGTGTTTGGGTAGGGGTAACTGGACGATAAAACCGTCGATGTCGGGGTTTTGGTTGAGCGCGGCTACTTGCTGGAGCAAATCGGCCTCCGTGGTATCGGCTGGGAGATGGATGAGGGTAGAGCCAAAGCCGACTTCGTGGCAGTCGGATACTTTGCCTTGGACGTAGGCCTGGCTTGCGCCATCGTCGCCTACGAGGATGGCGGCTAGGTGTGGTGCTTTGCGCCCTTGGCTTTGGCGTTGTTGTACTTCTTGGGCGATGTTTTGTTTGAGGGCGGCAGCAGTTTGTTTGCCATCGAGTAGGATCATGTCGGGTAGGGGTTGGGGCGGTGGAAAATCGCACAACCCACCACGGGCGCTCATACAGGTGGGGCTAGGCCGGCGTACGCGGCTTAGGGATGGTTGCGGGGGAAGCCCCAGAAAATCGCGGCAACTACGTTGTGGCTTGTGCTTATACAAAGATACATGAAGGCATCGGATTTGTTGCGTTTTCCGGTTTTTTGGAGGGGCACGCCAAGCAGAAGCATCTAGGACGTTTGCTCTAGGCGGTGAAATATTTCGAGGTAGCGCTGGGTTTCTTGTTGGTGGGTAAAGTGCTGCTGCACTAGCTGCTGGCAGGCCTTACCCATTGTTTGGAGTTGTTGGAGGGGGCAGTCGGCCATTTGTTGGATGGCGGTACGGCAAGACTCCCAGTCGCCGGGGGCAAAGAGTTGGCCATGGATGCCGTGAGTGAGGGTGTCTTGCATACCGGCTACTTCGGCAGCCAATAGCGGGATACCGAGAGCGGCGGCTTCGAGCAGCACATTGGGCTGGCCATCATAAAAAGAAGGGATGGCGATAAGGTCGCAGGCTGCATAGTAGGGCAGTAAAGCCAAGCGCTCCATAAAGGCATAGTGGGTGTGGCGAAGCTTGTCTTGGGTTTGGAGAAAGGCCGCCACTTGCGCTTCCAACTCCCCTACGATGAGCAGGTGAAATTTGTCGTTGCGGGCGGCTACTTGTAGGCATTTGAGTAAGAACAACACCCCTTTTTTGGACTTGAGGTGCCCAAAGATGCCCATTACCCTGCGTCCTTCGAGCTGTCGGGCTTGCCGCCATTGGTGGGCAAAGCGCTCATCGGTGGGGGCGAGCTGCCATTCGTCTAGATCTACTCCGTTGGGGGTATGGTACACTGCCACTTGCGGGTAGAGAGACTGTATCTTGTGTACCTTGTCTTTAGACACACAAGCGACAGCAGCAGAGCGACTAAGGGCGCGCTCAAGGGTGGCCATTTTGCGGGGGTGGAATATGCCTGCGTCAAAATCATTGCCACGGATAAGCGTAACCAGCGGGCAACCCAACCAAGCCGCCCATACCGGAGCCGCCAAGAGAGAGGCGTGCCCGCCGAAGGTAATGACTTGGGTATAGCGCTGGCCTTGGTGTTGGAGAAAGTTCCAAGCTAGGTTGAGTGTGTGAGCTAAGTCTACTTCTACGGGAAACGTAATGTTATGCCCTCCTTGTACCATCGTATGCACAACTTGCTCAGTGCGGTCGCTGAAATGCAAGACATCTATCTGCACGCCGCTCTGACGGAGATGGTATACGATTCGGTCACAAGATTGCGCCATTCCTCCTTTATTGGGGAAGTAGTTGTCGGTAAGCCAAAGCAGGTACATACAGTAGTTTTTGAGGTTTTGAGGGGTTGGTTTGTTGTGGGTAAGGTGCAAGCAACGCGCCAAAGTTATACCAAGATTCAGAGGATTTGATTTTCTTGATACACAAAGGTTTTCAGAGTCTGTATTTCCCAAACCAGTGTTGAGTGGGTATATACCAAGATACAGGCCACAGGATATTTTCTAATTTGGCCTTAGTGCAATAGGTTTTTGCCCCGTAAGTACTTTCGAAAAACCCACAAAGCCTAAAAAAAGCCCACCCAATGGGTGAGCCTTTTTTGCTAATAGCACCTACAAAGGATGGCGTTATAGCTTTTTACAAATCGGCAATTGCTCGGTTGAAGGGCTTTTATGCTCCCAAGGAACACTGGTGGGAGCAGGTTGATGCCAAGGGTAAGGCTTTACTTGAGGGCTGCGCATACACCCTTGATAATGTTCGAGGCTTTGTTGCAACTGATGAATGTCTTGTTGCAAGCCTTGGGCATACTGTGTCAGTAGCTTTTCGAGATGGGCTAATTCGTGTGCTTGCATAATAGGCAGTGGTTTGGGGTTGTGAGGGGGAGGGTGAACCTAAACTTAGAGGCTAGGGGTGTAGGAAGTCAGGTGATCAAAGATTTTTTTGTCCAATGACTTCAAGCGCTCCAGGGCTTCGGTGTTGCCTTGTTGTCGAACAATCTTCATGTAATGAAGCAAGGCATCAGAGATACATTCCAAATCTTGAACACTGATGCGCAGCTTTTCAGTAGTGCTGACGCTGGGAGCCGGAGCTGTGGCAATGGGGGCGTTAATAGGAGCTTGGCCTGCTAATGTTTTGAGCGCAAAGCTCCATAGATTCTGAGGGTAGGGGATTGTTTGCATAACTTGTACGACTTCTTTGTTTTTTGCTTTAGCAAAGTAAGCGTTTTTTGAGCAAAAAACCCAAGTGTTTGGCTAATATTTTTAACAATTTGGATAAATGACTGATAGTCAAGCGCATATTTTTAGCAATTCACCTCTTATTGCTAATATTGTGAGCAAATTATTAAAATCTGCCAAGAAATGGATTCCGAAGCCTTGTAGGTTACTTTTGTCGAAAATAACCGATAATACGTAGTATAAACATTTGCGGCTTCGTTATTTTTGTAAGATTTTTGGTACAATTCCAGCGTTCAGCCACGCCTACAATACCATCACCATCAATTTTGCTTTACTATCAAATGCTATGGCCTATCGTCGTTATCAACCTTCGCTCTACTATCTGTGGGCGCTTTGTTGTTTGTTTTTGGGAAGTATGCCCTTCGGGCTACAAGCGCAAGTATCGGTACTGGATGGTTCCGGCGACCCATATCTGAGTATTCCTGATGTCAATTCCTTGTGTTTTGGCACTGCCCAGGTGCTACAAGCCAATTACACCGGCCCAGCTACTGTGGCCGAATATCGGTGGTTCAAGGATGGTAATACTACCCCGGTATTTATTGGGATGACCCTGACGCTCAACTTCGGCAACCCTAACGACGGTGGTGAATACCAAGTCAAACTCTTCGATGCGGGGAACAACGAAATTGAAAGCAGCAGTATCTACTTCTTTGAGCGCCGCGCTCAACCGCTGATTACCAGCAGCAATGGCTCGCCCACCATAGGCTGTGCTAACCCCAGTGTTACCCTTACAGCTACTCAAACGGGGTTTTCGGCTCAGTATCAATGGCAAGAAGAGATAGCAGGTACTTGGACAAACATCGGTGGCGCTACCAGTCAAAACTATACAACTAGTGCCAATGGGCGCTATCGTGTACGGGTACTTTATCTGTTTGGTAACCCTCCTTCTTGTACTATTTTTTCGGAAGCTGTAGACGTTACGACGGTTACGATGCCTCCGCCAGCATTTACAGTCAGCGGAATAGATGGCTCCAGCTTTATTTGTAGTGGCGGCACACTAAATCTGATTTCTAACATCAGCCCCAATAGCGCCACTAGCTACCAATGGTATGAGAATAGCGCCAGCCCCGGCAATGAAGTCATTGGCGCAACCGACCCAACCAGCTTTATTGTCAATACACCGGGTACGTATATCTTACAGGCACGCAATGCCTGCGGCACACAACAAAGCTCTATCACAGTCACCACAGGAAATGCGCCAGCCAGCTCTATCATACAAGCGTTCAGTATTGGCTCTAATACAGCCTGCGCTGGCAGCCCGGCAATCCTTAGAGCCATAGGGCCGGGTGGGGCAAACCCAGTACGGTATGATTTTTATAAAGATGGGATTTTGGTGCGCGCCGTTATCAACAAAGATACCATCCATGTTTTTGAAGGAGGGTCTTATCGGGTGATAGCGAAGAATAAGTGCGGAGAGGCAGCAATATCGGGACCAATAGTCGTAACCATCATTACCCCACCCACAGAAGTCTCTATCAGTAGTAATCCTATCTCGCCTACCTTGGGCTGTGGCACTAGTAGTGTGTTGCTGACGGCCACACACAACGGTATGCCTGCAGGCTCGTTCCAGACTTTCTGGGTAGAGTTGAGCGATACCGGTACCCCACTGGGCACAGGACCCACCTATTCAGTCAATACACCGGGGAGCTATTTTGCCCTCATTGGCAATGGAGCAGGCTGTAGCCCCATTCTTGTGTCAACAGACACTATTTTGATTAACCCTGTCACGATGGCACCCGTCGAAGTACCTGTTATAGGAGCTGCCCCTCCTCTGGTTTGTGGTGGGGAACGTGTGCTGACTGTCAGTACTACCGAAAGCGGTTCTTTCAAATGGTACAAAAACGGAGTTTTACTCACTCATGGGATCAGCCGGCGATTTACGGCAACCGAAAGCGGTAGCTATACTGTTCAAACAGTCAATACCTGTGGCGAAGGCCCCCTTTCGGCAGCTATTGAGATATATGTAGGCCCCGTGAATCCACCTACTTCTTTGTCTATTCAGAGCAGCCCAACACCTTTTATAGGCTGTAGCCAGTCGAGCGTGGTGTTGCGTCCTCAAACCGACGGAACGCCGGCCAACTATTTTGTTTATGAGTGGTTCTTGGACGGCAACCCCATTGGCACAGGAGATAGTTTGGTAGCTGTAGTGCCGGGCGATTATACTGTGCGCATACCCGCCAATGCCTGCAATACAGCCTTATTGAGCGGAGTTTATACACTCAACCCTATCAGTAGCCCTCCTGCGGGTTTGGTATTGACAGCGCCGGCTCCGGCAAGCTGTGGGGCGGCTATTTTGTTGAGTGCAACTGCTACAGGCGTTGGCGTGGGCTTTGAGTGGTATCGCAACGATACCCTAGTTTTGCAAGGACTGACAGACAACCTGCTGGCCGACCAATCAGGGGTATACAAAGTACGGGCTTACAACTTGTGTGGCTTTACGGCCTTCTCTCAAGAAGTATCCGTAGGAGTCAGTAGTAACCCTACCCTTCCTACCACAGTACGTGTGCAGCCGCTTACACCTCCTAGCCTTGGCTGTAGCCAAAGCAGCGTAACACTATCTGTAGCAACCGATGGCAACCCTCCTGCCTTGTTTACCTATACTTGGTATCAAGTAGGCAACCCCACCGCCTTGGGTACAGGGCTGAGGCTAGATGTGAGCAATGTGGGAGCATACTATTGTGTCGTAAGTAGCGCCTTATGTGAGCTGAGCGCCTTCAATAGTGATACCCTTCAGGTAGTAGCTGTTACGACTCCTCCCGGCAATGTGGTGAGTATCAGCTCGCCTACCAATCTTGTCTGTGGCAGCAGCATCACTATCAGTGCGCAAGTCGTTGGCGAAGGCTTGTTGTATGAATGGTTCAGAGATGGTCAGCGTTTTGCCCTAGGGCTAAACCCAACGCTCACGACCAATACCAGCGGAACTTACCGCCTACAGGTGAGTAATGCTTGTGGAATATCAGCGTTATCCAATGATTTGCAGCTGATTATCTCGTCCGAAGTATTGTTTGCCCCCAGTATCAGTATTGAGGGTCCCAGCACTACTTGCGCCGGGGGGACTATTCGCCTACAGGCCAACTCTACCAATAGCGGCACGACTTTCCGATGGTTTAGAAACGACCAACTGATTCAGGGAGCCAACACCGCTACCCTCGACGTAACCCAGTCGGGTCGTTATGTCGTTGAGGAGTCCAACAGCTCTTGTTCGGTATTGTCAGCTTCCCGAACAATTACCATCAACCCCATCGCACCAGTGTTGTTGAGTTATAGTGGTAACACCAATTTTTGTGAGGGGGATAGCCTCACTATCCTTGCCCGTTCTGCCGACAACAGCCTGCGTTATGTGTGGGAGGCCGAAGGCCAAAGTTTAGGAGAAGGGCCAACGGTTACGGTACGCAACCCCGGGGCATACAACGTAATTTTGCGTGCTATCAACAATTGCGGAGGCGAGAGCCGCCAAGAAATTCCCATAGTCGTAACACCAAGGGTAGCCCCAGAGCTGATTCAGTTTGGCAATCTCTTGCGCTCTAGCGAGCCGGCAGCTGCCTACCAGTGGCGCTACAACGGAGTACCTATCTTGGGAGAAAACAGTGTGGAGCTTGTGGCTACCGCCAGTGGACGCTATTCTGTAGTGCTTACTTATCCCTTTGGCTGTACGAGCATTTCGCCCGAGATTTTTGTGTCTTTGGAAGGAGAGGGAAGTGAGGTCTTGCGGGTATGGCCCAATCCCTCTACAGGGCCTTTCCAAGTCAGTCTCCTTCAGGCTGGAGATTACCGACTGCGTATCAGTGACTTACAAGGCAAGACAGTATTGGAACAAACAATGCCCCGCCTAAGTCTGAGCTTGAGCCAAGCTGCTATCAACCTGTCGCGTAGCCCTTCGGGGATTTATATCATCCAAGTATGGAACGAGGAACGACGCTGGAGCAAGCGCGTGATTATTAGGTAGAAAAGTACTGACGCTATTGTTGAGGTAGACACCAAATAAGTGGTGTGTATCTGGTAGCATAGGCTTCCAACCTGTGTGTTGGTGTTGGGTAGTACTGCCTTGAGGCTGTGGGGGCACAGCCTCGGGCGGGATAGTAGTGTAGTAACAAGCATTGTAGGCTGATAATGAGCATACTGCTGCAAGGATTTTGGTGTGAGAATGATTTTTTTGCCAAAAATTTGAGATATTGCAAAAAATATTAGCCGATTGAGCATTATGGCCAAAAAAGTCAAATCCTCTTATTTCTGCCAAAGCTGCGGACATCAATCGCCCAAGTGGCTTGGCAAATGCCCCGCCTGCGAACAGTGGAATACCTTTGTAGAAGAAATTTTGCAACACGATACTTCGCCCGCGCAAGGGGGGTGGCGCAGCAGTAGTAGCTCTTCCCAAAAAATAGCTACCAAGCCACAAGTACTCAAAGAAGTCCAGTTTGAAGAAGAAAGCCGCCTACAAACTCCCGACCAAGAGCTAAACCGTGTATTGGGCGGGGGGATTGTTCCCGGCTCTATGGTCTTGATAGGAGGAGAGCCGGGCATCGGAAAATCCACCTTGATGCTGCAAATAGCTCTACAGCTACAAGGCACTCGGGTATTGTATATCTCTGGTGAGGAAAGCGCCAAGCAAATCAAGATGCGTGCCGACCGTATCGCGCATAGCAACGAGGATTGTTATATCCTAACCGAAACGGCTACCCAAAACATTTTCAAACAAATAGAGCAAGTCGAACCTCAGTTGGTCATCATCGATTCTATCCAGACCTTGCAGTCGGCCTATGTAGAATCGGCGGCGGGTAGCATCTCCCAAATCCGCGAATGTACTGCTGAACTACTCCGCTTTGCCAAAGAGAGCGGTACACCTGTATTTCTTATCGGCCATATCACCAAAGATGGCGCGATTGCCGGCCCCAAGGTACTGGAGCATATGGTCGATACAGTCCTTACTTTTGAGGGCGACCGCCACCTTGTTTACCGGATTTTGCGCGCCAATAAA
Encoded proteins:
- a CDS encoding glycosyltransferase family 4 protein — protein: MYLLWLTDNYFPNKGGMAQSCDRIVYHLRQSGVQIDVLHFSDRTEQVVHTMVQGGHNITFPVEVDLAHTLNLAWNFLQHQGQRYTQVITFGGHASLLAAPVWAAWLGCPLVTLIRGNDFDAGIFHPRKMATLERALSRSAAVACVSKDKVHKIQSLYPQVAVYHTPNGVDLDEWQLAPTDERFAHQWRQARQLEGRRVMGIFGHLKSKKGVLFLLKCLQVAARNDKFHLLIVGELEAQVAAFLQTQDKLRHTHYAFMERLALLPYYAACDLIAIPSFYDGQPNVLLEAAALGIPLLAAEVAGMQDTLTHGIHGQLFAPGDWESCRTAIQQMADCPLQQLQTMGKACQQLVQQHFTHQQETQRYLEIFHRLEQTS
- a CDS encoding T9SS type A sorting domain-containing protein encodes the protein MAYRRYQPSLYYLWALCCLFLGSMPFGLQAQVSVLDGSGDPYLSIPDVNSLCFGTAQVLQANYTGPATVAEYRWFKDGNTTPVFIGMTLTLNFGNPNDGGEYQVKLFDAGNNEIESSSIYFFERRAQPLITSSNGSPTIGCANPSVTLTATQTGFSAQYQWQEEIAGTWTNIGGATSQNYTTSANGRYRVRVLYLFGNPPSCTIFSEAVDVTTVTMPPPAFTVSGIDGSSFICSGGTLNLISNISPNSATSYQWYENSASPGNEVIGATDPTSFIVNTPGTYILQARNACGTQQSSITVTTGNAPASSIIQAFSIGSNTACAGSPAILRAIGPGGANPVRYDFYKDGILVRAVINKDTIHVFEGGSYRVIAKNKCGEAAISGPIVVTIITPPTEVSISSNPISPTLGCGTSSVLLTATHNGMPAGSFQTFWVELSDTGTPLGTGPTYSVNTPGSYFALIGNGAGCSPILVSTDTILINPVTMAPVEVPVIGAAPPLVCGGERVLTVSTTESGSFKWYKNGVLLTHGISRRFTATESGSYTVQTVNTCGEGPLSAAIEIYVGPVNPPTSLSIQSSPTPFIGCSQSSVVLRPQTDGTPANYFVYEWFLDGNPIGTGDSLVAVVPGDYTVRIPANACNTALLSGVYTLNPISSPPAGLVLTAPAPASCGAAILLSATATGVGVGFEWYRNDTLVLQGLTDNLLADQSGVYKVRAYNLCGFTAFSQEVSVGVSSNPTLPTTVRVQPLTPPSLGCSQSSVTLSVATDGNPPALFTYTWYQVGNPTALGTGLRLDVSNVGAYYCVVSSALCELSAFNSDTLQVVAVTTPPGNVVSISSPTNLVCGSSITISAQVVGEGLLYEWFRDGQRFALGLNPTLTTNTSGTYRLQVSNACGISALSNDLQLIISSEVLFAPSISIEGPSTTCAGGTIRLQANSTNSGTTFRWFRNDQLIQGANTATLDVTQSGRYVVEESNSSCSVLSASRTITINPIAPVLLSYSGNTNFCEGDSLTILARSADNSLRYVWEAEGQSLGEGPTVTVRNPGAYNVILRAINNCGGESRQEIPIVVTPRVAPELIQFGNLLRSSEPAAAYQWRYNGVPILGENSVELVATASGRYSVVLTYPFGCTSISPEIFVSLEGEGSEVLRVWPNPSTGPFQVSLLQAGDYRLRISDLQGKTVLEQTMPRLSLSLSQAAINLSRSPSGIYIIQVWNEERRWSKRVIIR
- the radA gene encoding DNA repair protein RadA, whose amino-acid sequence is MAKKVKSSYFCQSCGHQSPKWLGKCPACEQWNTFVEEILQHDTSPAQGGWRSSSSSSQKIATKPQVLKEVQFEEESRLQTPDQELNRVLGGGIVPGSMVLIGGEPGIGKSTLMLQIALQLQGTRVLYISGEESAKQIKMRADRIAHSNEDCYILTETATQNIFKQIEQVEPQLVIIDSIQTLQSAYVESAAGSISQIRECTAELLRFAKESGTPVFLIGHITKDGAIAGPKVLEHMVDTVLTFEGDRHLVYRILRANKNRFGSTSELGIYEMLGDGLREVSNPSEVLITQREEDLSGISIGTTLEGNRPLLIEVQSLVSVSNYGHPQRSSTGFDPRRLNMLLAVLEKRGGFRLGAQDVFLNITGGIKVEDPAIDLAVCVSVVSSYEDISLPNTACFAGEVGLGGEVRAVQRIENRIAEAEKLGFKEIYVSKYSLKSIPTEQFQIQIHPVSKLDEIFERLFIR